A window of Mycolicibacterium fluoranthenivorans contains these coding sequences:
- a CDS encoding CbtB domain-containing protein, whose amino-acid sequence MSSGTPRSAIEQAPAIALPDATTAATALWLTATTALALIAFYFVGFDQGAVSVFGADTHVHEFLHDARHVLGFPCH is encoded by the coding sequence ATGTCCTCAGGCACACCACGGTCCGCAATCGAGCAGGCACCCGCCATCGCCCTACCCGATGCCACCACGGCCGCAACGGCGCTCTGGCTGACCGCCACGACGGCGCTCGCACTGATCGCCTTCTACTTCGTCGGGTTCGACCAGGGTGCGGTATCGGTGTTCGGCGCCGACACCCACGTCCACGAGTTCCTCCACGACGCCCGGCACGTCCTGGGCTTCCCCTGCCACTGA
- a CDS encoding nitrile hydratase accessory protein: MSAPVIDLAGFDDPEGVAALPRSNGELVFDAPWQGRLFGLVVHLCRAGAFEWDEFKAHLIAAIDDSGIDETCDPAVYYRQFGEAFCRLAAEKDFFDAQAFEQRTVLEAQRLSHDDHDHDHDHDHDHGHDHHHGH, encoded by the coding sequence ATGAGCGCGCCGGTGATCGACCTGGCCGGGTTCGACGACCCCGAGGGTGTCGCGGCGCTCCCGCGGTCCAACGGCGAGTTGGTGTTCGATGCGCCTTGGCAGGGGCGGCTTTTCGGGCTCGTGGTGCATCTCTGCAGGGCGGGTGCGTTCGAATGGGATGAGTTCAAGGCTCATCTGATCGCGGCCATCGACGATTCGGGAATCGACGAAACATGCGATCCCGCAGTGTATTACCGGCAGTTCGGGGAGGCCTTCTGTCGCCTCGCCGCGGAGAAGGACTTCTTCGACGCGCAGGCATTCGAGCAGCGGACGGTGCTGGAGGCGCAGCGGCTGTCGCACGATGACCATGACCATGACCACGACCATGACCATGATCACGGCCATGACCACCACCACGGCCACTGA
- the nthB gene encoding nitrile hydratase subunit beta: MHGPHDLGGREGLGPVDPEFLKPGIPDWRYPFEGRMHAITAMAIAKGAFNLDEQRHGIELMKWSDYLDSTYYAHWLFSVEKLLNDKGYISHEEVDDRMRELGAPSMTPHPQKPDTLSPFAEQMIDVLWKGTPHDVPAEAPPAYEVGAEVMVRNLREATHNRLPGYLPKAKGVVVKQYGAFHDPAASAHRQVDEANQLYMVRFTSTELWGAEAAEEFDLYADLFETYLEPA, encoded by the coding sequence ATGCACGGTCCACATGACCTCGGTGGTCGCGAGGGCCTCGGCCCCGTCGATCCGGAGTTCCTCAAACCCGGCATCCCGGACTGGCGTTACCCGTTCGAGGGCCGGATGCATGCCATCACCGCGATGGCGATCGCCAAGGGTGCGTTCAACCTCGACGAGCAACGACACGGTATCGAGCTCATGAAATGGAGCGACTACCTGGATTCGACGTACTACGCGCACTGGTTGTTCTCCGTGGAGAAGCTGCTCAACGACAAGGGCTACATCTCCCACGAGGAGGTCGACGACCGGATGCGCGAGCTCGGCGCACCGTCGATGACGCCGCACCCGCAGAAGCCGGACACGTTGTCGCCGTTCGCCGAACAGATGATCGACGTGCTGTGGAAGGGGACGCCACACGATGTGCCCGCGGAGGCGCCGCCCGCCTACGAGGTGGGCGCCGAGGTGATGGTCCGCAACCTGCGCGAGGCCACGCACAACCGGTTGCCGGGCTACCTACCCAAGGCCAAGGGGGTCGTCGTCAAGCAGTACGGCGCGTTCCACGACCCCGCGGCAAGTGCGCACCGACAGGTCGACGAGGCCAACCAGCTCTACATGGTGCGGTTCACCTCCACGGAGTTGTGGGGTGCGGAAGCCGCCGAGGAATTCGATCTGTACGCCGACCTGTTCGAGACCTACCTCGAGCCGGCCTGA
- a CDS encoding CbtA family protein has product MNKIVGCGLASGLIAGLATFAYTRWQIAPLVDQAVGFEEARSHAEQTLTGEHAHEHEVFTRVVQENVGAGTGIVAYGLIVGALFAVAFWMLTTFLARHRIAADPRWVSMTLAAAGFVAVTLVPFMVFPANPPGVGHEDSAGARTAGYLAALVASVLLAAVATVVAARLIPRIGRWSSVMLAGWGYVLAVCLITAALPRFDEVPTPLVDTSGAVVFPGFPAALLADFRADSLTAAALMWVVLGTAFSMLLHRTSDRKVAYADR; this is encoded by the coding sequence ATGAACAAGATCGTCGGCTGCGGGCTGGCTTCCGGGCTCATCGCGGGTCTTGCCACCTTCGCCTACACGAGGTGGCAGATCGCTCCACTGGTCGACCAGGCCGTCGGGTTCGAGGAGGCGCGTTCGCACGCCGAACAGACACTGACCGGTGAGCACGCACATGAGCACGAGGTGTTCACCAGGGTCGTCCAGGAGAACGTCGGAGCGGGCACGGGCATCGTGGCGTACGGCCTGATCGTCGGCGCGCTGTTCGCGGTCGCCTTCTGGATGCTGACCACCTTCCTGGCCCGGCACCGGATCGCCGCCGATCCGCGCTGGGTGTCGATGACACTGGCCGCCGCCGGTTTCGTCGCCGTCACACTCGTCCCGTTCATGGTCTTCCCCGCCAATCCCCCCGGGGTCGGTCACGAGGACTCCGCGGGCGCGCGCACGGCCGGCTATCTGGCAGCCCTGGTGGCGTCGGTGCTGCTGGCCGCGGTGGCGACCGTCGTCGCTGCCAGGCTGATACCGCGGATCGGGCGCTGGTCCTCGGTGATGCTGGCCGGGTGGGGTTATGTGCTGGCGGTCTGCCTGATCACCGCGGCACTGCCGCGGTTCGACGAGGTCCCGACGCCGCTGGTCGACACCTCCGGGGCCGTGGTGTTCCCGGGTTTCCCCGCGGCGCTGCTGGCCGACTTCCGAGCCGACTCGCTCACCGCGGCGGCACTCATGTGGGTGGTGCTCGGCACCGCTTTCTCGATGCTGCTGCATCGCACGTCCGACAGAAAGGTTGCATATGCAGATCGTTGA
- a CDS encoding substrate-binding domain-containing protein, with product MDGDTTVKLSRSDAPTVNVALVIPRSGSAGIYGPSCEACAELAISDLNDTSGLFGRQVRLVPVDGSRTPAAVAADIARMIDHGAIDAVTGWHISPVRKAIARVTAGRVPYVYGPLYEGGERTPGLFLTGETPSRQLLPAMDWMKAEYGIDRWIVIGNDYIWPRQTGAAAASHARGNGVPLVAEIYVPLGTQDFSAAIRDVELTSATGVLLLLVGGDGVAFNRQFAATGLDSAVPRLSPHVEENMLMASGSDSNHGLFAAAGYFEALNTTASMDFAAHYYRRYGPAAPALNSIGESCYEALTLFVALASRAGSLDIAAMTAAAANLTYISPRGEVTMCGNQMSQDVYVAEAIDLEFEVRARISAA from the coding sequence GTGGACGGAGACACAACGGTGAAGCTGAGCCGATCCGATGCCCCCACGGTCAACGTCGCCCTGGTGATCCCGCGCAGCGGGTCGGCCGGTATCTACGGGCCCTCCTGCGAGGCGTGCGCCGAACTGGCCATCAGCGATCTCAACGACACCAGTGGACTGTTCGGCCGCCAGGTCCGCCTGGTGCCCGTCGACGGCAGTCGCACCCCGGCCGCCGTCGCCGCCGATATCGCCCGGATGATCGACCACGGCGCGATCGACGCGGTCACCGGCTGGCACATCTCTCCGGTGCGCAAGGCGATCGCCAGGGTCACCGCCGGTCGGGTGCCCTATGTGTACGGCCCCCTGTACGAGGGCGGTGAACGCACCCCCGGCTTGTTCCTGACGGGGGAGACCCCGTCGCGGCAGCTGCTGCCCGCGATGGACTGGATGAAGGCCGAGTACGGCATCGACCGCTGGATCGTGATCGGCAACGACTACATCTGGCCGCGACAGACCGGAGCGGCGGCGGCCTCGCACGCCAGGGGCAACGGTGTGCCGTTGGTCGCGGAGATCTACGTGCCGCTGGGCACCCAGGATTTCTCGGCGGCGATCCGCGATGTCGAACTCACGTCGGCCACCGGTGTGCTGTTACTACTGGTGGGCGGTGACGGCGTCGCGTTCAATCGACAGTTCGCCGCGACCGGACTCGACAGCGCGGTGCCCAGGCTCAGCCCGCATGTCGAGGAGAACATGCTGATGGCCAGCGGTAGCGACAGCAACCACGGATTATTCGCCGCCGCAGGCTATTTCGAAGCCCTCAACACCACCGCGTCGATGGACTTCGCGGCGCACTACTACCGCCGGTACGGGCCGGCCGCGCCCGCGCTGAACAGTATCGGCGAGTCCTGTTATGAGGCGCTGACACTGTTCGTGGCGCTGGCATCGCGGGCCGGATCGCTCGATATCGCCGCCATGACCGCAGCCGCGGCGAACCTGACCTATATCAGCCCGCGTGGCGAGGTCACCATGTGCGGGAACCAGATGTCACAGGACGTCTACGTAGCAGAGGCGATCGATCTGGAGTTCGAGGTGCGGGCCCGCATCTCGGCGGCGTGA
- a CDS encoding glycosyltransferase family A protein translates to MGVALLAFITSLRHPDTARDYAHNERLLKDTLDSIALQTSDDYVVIVVGNVPLSFPLPDRVVSVVVDFPPPVAPGAATSYLDVVWDKGTKLGIGLIAARDFTPDYVMIIDADDFVHRDLVAFTSAHAGAPGWYISRGWRYSRARNVYRSLRAFHLQCGSSYILPFAAYGVPADASVAFSQAQVLDVFGDRLATIIGSHMRVVQWARRHGYPLAPLRFRGAVHHVDTGENHSGGTLGGWARTLSPTMQQTYGIPSRPPTGSPVPEANRLRLVLETPSALATSAYKYLQRTLFSMVTDDRPRFDLRSRPARLER, encoded by the coding sequence ATGGGGGTTGCATTGTTGGCTTTCATCACCTCGCTGCGTCATCCGGACACTGCGCGGGACTACGCGCATAACGAGCGTCTTCTCAAGGACACCCTGGACTCCATTGCGCTGCAGACGTCGGATGACTACGTCGTCATCGTCGTCGGCAACGTGCCGTTGTCTTTTCCGCTGCCCGACCGTGTCGTGTCGGTCGTCGTGGATTTTCCGCCACCGGTCGCGCCCGGCGCTGCGACGTCGTATCTCGACGTCGTGTGGGACAAGGGCACGAAACTGGGGATCGGACTGATCGCCGCCCGTGATTTCACGCCCGATTACGTGATGATCATCGACGCCGATGATTTCGTTCATCGCGATCTCGTGGCGTTCACCTCCGCGCATGCCGGCGCGCCGGGGTGGTACATCTCGCGCGGCTGGCGCTATTCCCGCGCGCGCAACGTGTACCGCAGTCTGCGCGCGTTCCATCTCCAATGCGGCTCGTCCTACATCCTGCCCTTCGCCGCGTACGGCGTGCCGGCCGATGCGTCGGTCGCCTTCAGTCAAGCGCAGGTTCTCGATGTCTTCGGTGACCGGCTGGCGACGATCATCGGGTCCCATATGCGGGTGGTGCAGTGGGCGAGGCGACATGGCTATCCCCTTGCCCCACTGCGGTTCCGGGGCGCGGTGCACCACGTGGACACCGGTGAGAACCACTCCGGCGGCACGCTGGGCGGGTGGGCCAGAACGCTGTCGCCGACGATGCAACAGACCTACGGCATACCCTCGCGGCCTCCCACCGGGTCCCCGGTGCCCGAGGCGAACAGGCTCAGGTTGGTCCTCGAAACCCCATCGGCGCTCGCCACGAGTGCCTACAAGTATCTGCAGCGCACGTTGTTCTCGATGGTGACCGACGACCGACCGAGGTTCGATCTGAGGTCGCGCCCTGCGCGACTCGAGCGCTGA
- a CDS encoding acetamidase/formamidase family protein yields the protein MQIVEFTPTRDQYVWTFGGAEPALEVAPGTVLRLWTEDAFAGRVTSREDKPSQVLNPKELNPQTGPFYVTGAEPGDTLALHFVSIEPARDWAASTTIPLFGALTGTDRTATLQAPLPELTWIYQVDAARGTATFVAHESDFTVDLPLAPMLGTVGVAPALREVRTTLVPDYFGGNMDTPELRAGTTVYLGVNVEGALFSVGDGHYRQGEGETCGTALEGAMHVTLIVELIKGGAPAWPRFEHDDALLTVGSARPLEDAWRCSQVEMVRWLADLHGIGEIDAYQLCSQLCLSPLANVVDVNYSAVTKIPTGLLPAVSPYGGMHRRLRAAAATLPDRSG from the coding sequence ATGCAGATCGTTGAGTTCACGCCGACCCGGGACCAGTACGTATGGACATTCGGCGGCGCCGAGCCGGCGCTGGAGGTGGCACCGGGCACGGTGCTGCGGCTGTGGACCGAGGATGCCTTCGCGGGCCGGGTCACCTCGCGCGAGGACAAGCCCAGCCAGGTGCTCAATCCCAAGGAGCTCAATCCGCAGACCGGCCCCTTCTATGTGACCGGGGCCGAACCGGGTGACACGCTGGCGCTGCACTTCGTGTCGATCGAACCGGCCAGAGATTGGGCGGCGTCCACCACGATCCCGTTGTTCGGCGCGCTCACGGGCACCGACCGGACCGCCACGCTGCAGGCGCCGCTGCCCGAACTGACGTGGATCTACCAGGTGGATGCGGCTCGCGGCACCGCCACGTTCGTCGCGCACGAGAGCGATTTCACCGTCGACCTGCCGCTGGCCCCGATGCTCGGCACGGTGGGTGTGGCGCCCGCGCTGCGCGAGGTGCGCACCACGCTGGTGCCCGACTACTTCGGCGGGAACATGGACACCCCTGAGCTGCGTGCCGGGACCACCGTCTATCTCGGTGTCAATGTCGAGGGTGCACTGTTCTCGGTCGGTGACGGGCACTACCGCCAGGGCGAGGGCGAGACCTGTGGAACCGCGCTCGAGGGCGCCATGCACGTCACGCTCATCGTGGAGCTCATCAAGGGCGGCGCGCCCGCCTGGCCACGTTTCGAACACGACGACGCCCTGCTGACCGTCGGATCGGCGCGACCGCTGGAGGACGCCTGGCGGTGCAGCCAGGTGGAGATGGTGCGCTGGCTGGCGGACCTGCACGGTATCGGCGAGATCGACGCGTATCAGCTGTGCAGCCAGCTGTGTCTGTCACCGCTGGCCAACGTCGTCGATGTCAACTACAGCGCGGTCACCAAGATCCCGACCGGTCTGTTGCCGGCCGTGAGCCCCTACGGCGGTATGCACCGGCGGCTGCGTGCCGCGGCGGCGACACTGCCGGATCGGTCCGGGTAG
- a CDS encoding DUF1097 domain-containing protein, protein MSKATALSISVGVFGMLSTLMTATVWNLPVWVLFLAWASFFFVGSGPSGLVKSVACNWTGIVIATVTLLAVSGTAGAVWLSIAVGIGSFAMVQVSRLRWISATPAIVFGFAMTVGTIAATGNGITSVGLSHPALVAGVTALVGACFGVASEYGAAVIERVAGARNSEAPQPV, encoded by the coding sequence ATGTCGAAAGCCACGGCGCTGTCGATCAGCGTCGGCGTGTTCGGGATGCTGTCGACGTTGATGACGGCGACGGTGTGGAATCTCCCCGTGTGGGTGCTGTTCCTGGCCTGGGCGTCCTTCTTCTTCGTCGGGTCCGGCCCGTCCGGGCTGGTCAAGTCGGTCGCCTGTAACTGGACCGGCATCGTGATCGCCACGGTGACGCTGCTGGCGGTCAGCGGGACCGCGGGTGCGGTGTGGTTGTCCATCGCGGTCGGTATCGGAAGCTTTGCCATGGTGCAGGTTTCGCGCCTGCGCTGGATATCGGCGACACCGGCCATCGTGTTCGGATTCGCCATGACGGTCGGCACCATCGCGGCGACCGGCAACGGGATCACGTCGGTCGGTCTGTCCCATCCGGCGTTGGTCGCCGGGGTGACGGCACTGGTCGGTGCCTGTTTCGGGGTGGCCTCCGAGTACGGGGCCGCGGTGATCGAGCGGGTGGCCGGCGCACGCAATAGTGAAGCGCCGCAGCCCGTCTAG
- the nthA gene encoding nitrile hydratase subunit alpha, with protein MDWLSLSDVEARVNALESLMVEKGLAEHEAVDAVVASFENDMGPVNGARVVARAWTDPAYRQWLLDDATAAIADMGFTGLQTEHMVAVENTAERHNVVVCTLCSCYPWTLLGIPPAWFKYPQYRARVVKEPRSVLAEFGVTLPDGVAIDVWDSSAEIRYLVIPQRPAGTEDLTVDELIPLISRDSMVGTALVTAAGAA; from the coding sequence ATGGATTGGCTTTCACTGTCCGACGTCGAGGCGCGGGTCAACGCGCTGGAGTCGTTGATGGTCGAGAAGGGCTTGGCCGAGCATGAGGCCGTCGACGCCGTGGTGGCGTCGTTCGAGAACGATATGGGCCCGGTCAACGGGGCCAGGGTGGTGGCCCGGGCCTGGACCGACCCGGCGTACCGGCAATGGCTGCTCGACGATGCCACCGCGGCGATCGCGGATATGGGCTTCACCGGCTTGCAGACCGAACACATGGTGGCGGTGGAGAACACCGCGGAGCGGCACAATGTCGTCGTGTGCACGCTGTGCTCGTGCTACCCGTGGACCCTGCTGGGCATCCCGCCGGCGTGGTTCAAGTATCCGCAGTACCGGGCCCGGGTGGTGAAAGAGCCGCGCAGCGTGCTCGCCGAATTCGGGGTGACCCTGCCGGACGGGGTGGCAATCGACGTATGGGACAGCAGTGCCGAGATCCGGTACCTGGTGATCCCGCAACGCCCTGCGGGCACCGAAGATCTGACCGTCGACGAACTGATCCCGCTGATCAGCCGGGACTCGATGGTGGGGACAGCGCTCGTGACGGCTGCGGGAGCAGCGTGA
- a CDS encoding guanine deaminase translates to MSQIHFGHIFHVSGSPAITDAPGALTSIPDGALVLDGRGRIAFCGSRTDIPSEYAASVVHDHRHGYLLPGFVDTHIHFPQTYAGDSYGGGQLLEWLTQCIFPSESRFADPDFATRAAVEFCDRRIAAGTTAAMVFGSAFPHAQDALFAETRRRGLRIVSGRGIQTVGPESAGPLLTSEADAIRLTREEIDKWHAADTGDVDTALLHVAVVPRFSLSVTTETLKNLGELYDSVRDRGVYVHTHLNENNRPGTGEIDVTKSTYQVKSYLDTYDGKFLPGSAVGGSSLLGRRTILAHGVHCTDEELARMAETGTSISHCPVSQLFLGSGTMPWRRTVAAGVNLSAGTDFGGGDEWLIPRVLGDAFKVHISEEGSAGTSLHPAEMLFLGTLGGARALDMESRFGNFDIGKEADFVVVDPARTPALAAALTHGVRSADPDLACEQTLFALLMGLRESSIAQVYVQGRKLNPA, encoded by the coding sequence GTGAGTCAAATCCACTTCGGACACATCTTCCACGTCTCGGGCAGCCCAGCGATCACCGACGCGCCCGGTGCCCTGACGTCGATCCCCGACGGTGCGCTGGTACTCGACGGCCGCGGCCGGATCGCATTCTGCGGCAGCCGAACCGATATCCCGTCCGAGTACGCGGCCTCGGTGGTGCACGATCACCGGCACGGGTACCTGCTGCCCGGCTTCGTGGACACCCACATCCACTTCCCGCAGACCTACGCCGGAGACTCCTACGGCGGCGGGCAGCTACTGGAATGGCTCACCCAGTGCATCTTCCCGTCGGAGTCGCGGTTCGCCGATCCCGACTTCGCCACCCGGGCCGCCGTCGAGTTCTGCGATCGGCGGATCGCCGCGGGTACGACGGCGGCCATGGTGTTCGGCTCGGCGTTCCCGCACGCGCAGGACGCGCTGTTCGCCGAGACACGACGGCGCGGGCTGCGGATCGTCAGTGGTCGCGGTATCCAGACCGTCGGCCCGGAATCGGCGGGCCCATTGCTGACGTCGGAGGCCGACGCCATCCGGCTCACCCGGGAGGAGATCGACAAGTGGCACGCCGCCGACACCGGTGATGTGGACACGGCCCTGCTGCACGTCGCCGTGGTGCCGCGGTTCTCCCTGTCGGTCACCACCGAGACCTTGAAAAACCTTGGCGAACTCTATGATTCGGTCCGCGACAGGGGTGTGTATGTGCACACCCACCTCAACGAGAACAACCGCCCGGGTACCGGAGAGATCGACGTGACGAAGTCGACCTACCAGGTGAAGTCGTATCTGGACACCTATGACGGCAAGTTCCTGCCGGGATCCGCGGTGGGCGGATCGAGCCTGTTGGGCCGGCGGACCATCTTGGCGCACGGCGTGCACTGCACCGACGAGGAGCTGGCCCGGATGGCCGAGACCGGCACGTCCATCTCGCACTGCCCGGTATCGCAGCTGTTCCTCGGGTCGGGCACCATGCCCTGGCGACGTACCGTGGCGGCAGGGGTGAACCTCTCGGCCGGAACGGATTTCGGCGGCGGCGACGAATGGCTGATCCCCCGCGTGCTGGGCGATGCGTTCAAGGTGCACATCTCCGAGGAGGGCAGCGCGGGAACGTCACTGCACCCGGCCGAGATGCTGTTCCTGGGCACCCTCGGCGGGGCCAGGGCACTGGACATGGAGAGCCGGTTCGGCAATTTCGATATCGGCAAGGAGGCCGACTTCGTGGTCGTCGACCCGGCCCGGACCCCGGCGCTGGCCGCGGCGCTGACCCACGGGGTGCGCTCAGCGGATCCCGATTTGGCGTGCGAACAAACACTTTTCGCGTTGCTGATGGGTCTGCGGGAATCGTCGATCGCGCAGGTTTACGTGCAGGGCCGGAAGTTGAATCCGGCGTAG
- a CDS encoding FAD binding domain-containing protein — protein sequence MDLNTVTEVIRRPTEPPGALWRPGDAWLAGGTWLFSDPQPKLRRLIDLVPLGWSELDTSQAGLHIGAMCTIGGLYAFAPPAQWPAARLIPISCEAFLSSFKVWNAATVGGNICMSLPAGPMITLTVALEAEYRLQAVDGTERSFPAADFVTGDHRNVLAPGELLRGIDIPDRALRKRVAYRVFTLTALGRSTVFLVGTKGRDGATLITLTAGTTRPVQLAFAGDPDPAALRDRIDGLPEDVWFDDANGTPGHRRHLTKHFADEIAQELRA from the coding sequence TTGGATCTCAACACCGTCACCGAGGTCATCCGGCGACCCACCGAACCTCCCGGCGCACTGTGGCGTCCAGGTGACGCCTGGCTGGCCGGCGGCACGTGGCTGTTCTCCGATCCGCAGCCGAAGCTGCGCCGGCTCATCGATCTGGTCCCGTTGGGCTGGAGCGAACTCGATACGTCGCAGGCCGGGCTGCACATCGGCGCCATGTGCACCATCGGCGGCCTGTACGCGTTCGCCCCACCCGCGCAGTGGCCGGCAGCCCGGCTGATCCCGATCAGTTGCGAGGCCTTTCTGTCCTCGTTCAAGGTCTGGAACGCGGCCACCGTCGGCGGCAACATCTGCATGTCCCTGCCCGCGGGTCCGATGATCACGCTCACCGTGGCACTGGAGGCCGAATACCGCCTCCAGGCCGTCGACGGGACCGAACGCAGTTTTCCCGCAGCCGATTTCGTGACGGGTGACCATCGCAACGTGCTGGCCCCCGGCGAACTGCTGCGCGGTATCGACATTCCCGACCGCGCGCTGCGCAAGCGGGTCGCCTATCGCGTATTCACGCTCACCGCACTGGGCCGCTCCACCGTGTTCCTGGTGGGCACCAAAGGCCGTGACGGCGCGACGCTGATCACCCTCACCGCGGGCACCACTCGCCCGGTTCAACTGGCCTTCGCCGGCGACCCCGACCCGGCGGCGCTGCGGGACCGTATCGACGGACTCCCCGAGGATGTCTGGTTCGACGACGCGAACGGCACCCCCGGCCACCGGCGGCACCTGACCAAGCACTTCGCCGACGAGATCGCCCAGGAGCTGCGCGCATGA
- a CDS encoding MarR family winged helix-turn-helix transcriptional regulator, translating into MKSIATEAPGSVVQISTSIESVAEVFFRAERSWTDALLRGLLDADVSSIEGWRVLGALRSGDGFTMSDMATTMAIPPPTLTRIVDKLVDGGFVLRRVDATDRRRVLIYLSARGKTKVRRLTKQESVVKGALIEELGEDAAVHFLQTLARVGDLSL; encoded by the coding sequence ATGAAATCAATTGCCACCGAAGCCCCCGGGAGCGTCGTGCAGATCTCCACCAGCATCGAAAGTGTTGCGGAAGTGTTCTTTCGAGCCGAACGCAGCTGGACCGATGCGTTGTTGCGCGGTCTGCTGGATGCGGACGTGAGCAGTATCGAAGGCTGGCGGGTGCTGGGCGCGTTGCGCAGCGGCGATGGTTTCACGATGAGCGATATGGCGACGACGATGGCGATCCCACCGCCCACGCTGACGCGGATCGTGGACAAGCTCGTCGACGGTGGGTTCGTCCTGCGCCGGGTCGATGCGACCGATCGGCGCCGGGTGTTGATCTACCTCTCGGCAAGAGGGAAGACCAAGGTGCGGCGGCTGACCAAACAGGAGTCCGTCGTCAAGGGTGCGCTCATCGAGGAGCTCGGCGAGGACGCCGCCGTGCACTTCCTGCAGACGCTGGCCCGCGTCGGCGATCTGTCGCTCTAG
- a CDS encoding antibiotic biosynthesis monooxygenase — protein MSAIAVTIFHRPVDRPAFDTWAGELLAAARTAPGFIDAVVSVYDDPRLEPAISATFAGEGQLHAWLDGAQRAELLRAGRLRGVHQASSDLVVVEGQITPPGIAVFRHRVSAGRETDFITAQGDLTEASSRFSGYEGTVVFPAGAGEQWMTLIRFRTERLLSGWLKSPQRLDALPSLRSALDGDFSTFSHTTPLGTTVRFENGETEMTPSWKTAMLVLMVLYPTVMLLARFVGPVLDRFGAEPWLAMWLSQVASVSLLQWVLMPFAVARMRRWLDPVEGRSGTVTVRGTVVIFGVYAVTLVVFASITWLQFWDYPH, from the coding sequence ATGAGTGCCATCGCTGTCACCATCTTCCACCGCCCCGTCGACCGGCCGGCCTTCGATACCTGGGCCGGCGAGCTGCTCGCCGCGGCGCGCACCGCACCCGGATTCATCGATGCGGTGGTTTCGGTATATGACGACCCGCGCCTGGAACCGGCGATCTCGGCGACCTTCGCCGGCGAGGGCCAGTTGCATGCCTGGCTGGACGGTGCGCAGCGCGCGGAGCTCCTGCGCGCCGGGCGGTTGCGCGGTGTGCACCAGGCCTCCTCCGATCTGGTGGTGGTGGAAGGACAGATCACCCCGCCGGGTATCGCGGTGTTCCGGCATCGCGTGTCCGCGGGCCGCGAGACCGACTTCATCACGGCGCAGGGCGATCTGACGGAGGCGAGCTCACGGTTCTCCGGGTATGAGGGCACCGTGGTGTTCCCGGCCGGCGCGGGGGAGCAGTGGATGACGCTGATCCGGTTCCGCACCGAGAGGCTGCTGTCGGGCTGGCTCAAATCACCGCAGCGCCTGGACGCGCTGCCGTCGTTGCGGTCGGCGCTGGACGGCGATTTCTCCACGTTCTCGCACACCACCCCGTTGGGTACCACGGTCCGGTTCGAGAACGGTGAGACCGAGATGACGCCGAGCTGGAAGACGGCGATGCTCGTGCTGATGGTGCTCTACCCGACGGTGATGCTGCTGGCCCGGTTCGTGGGCCCGGTGCTGGACCGGTTCGGTGCGGAGCCCTGGCTGGCGATGTGGCTCAGCCAGGTGGCCAGTGTGTCCCTGCTCCAGTGGGTGCTGATGCCGTTCGCGGTCGCGCGGATGCGACGCTGGCTGGACCCCGTGGAAGGCAGGAGCGGGACGGTCACCGTGCGCGGAACCGTGGTGATATTCGGGGTCTACGCCGTCACGTTGGTGGTGTTCGCGAGTATCACCTGGCTGCAGTTCTGGGACTACCCGCACTGA